TGTGCCGAAATGGTCGAGAATCACCCCGATGCCCAGATGCTTCAGATGCGAGAGCGCGCTCCTGGTAACTCTTGAATCCGCCGCCGCAATCTCCTCGGTCATTTCTAGTTGCAGCCGTGCGGGTTCAATGCCGGTTTGCTCCAGCGCATCCTGAATGTCATGAATCAAATGCGCGTCGGCGAACTGCCGCGCCGACACGCTCACTGTGACCGTTACCGGCTGAAAAGCCGGCTTTTGAATCGGATGGCGCCCCCAATCCTGCAATTGCCGGCAAGCCTGGAGCATCAGCCAATGCCCAACCGGCACGAGGATTCCGCTGTTCTCGGCCGCTTCGATAAAACGATATGGAGAAATCAGTCCTTCCGTGGGATGGTCCCAGCGCAGCAAAGCCTCGAAACTTACAACGGAGCGCGTCTCCAGGTGCACCACCGGCTGGTAGTAAATGCGAAACTCGTGTCGATCCATCGCCGCGCGCAGGTCGGTCTCGAGTCGCAATCTGCCGACGGCTCGGCTATGCATGGCCTCGTCCAAAACTTCGCAGCGCGATCCGCCCAGCGCTTTTGCACGGCGCATCGCGACATCGGCATCTTTGAGTACGTCCTCGGGCTGCATATGGGTCCGCGCGCTCAGGGCAATGCCAATGCTCGCCGATACGCGCACTTCGCGGGACTCCACGGCGAAAGGCTCCGCGATCGCTTCCTGAATTCTCCGCGCCACGCGCAAGGCATCGCTGGGCTCGCCGACCGCCTCCAGAAGAATCGTGAATTCATCTCCGCCCAGCCGGAAAAGAGCCGCTTCCAGCACAACTCCGGCGCCATCGTGGCGTGCGCCCGCCGCATCAATTCCCAGGCCGGCGCAAATCCGACGTCCGATTTCCACCAGGACCTGGTCGCCGGCTGCGGCGCCCATCGATTCATTAAAGACCTTGAAGTGATCCAGGTTGGCCAGCAGCAGAGCGTAAGGTTGTCCCGCGTTACCGCGGGCTCGAGCATGCGCATTGCCCAGTCGATCGAGAAACCGGCGGCGGTTGGGCAGTCCAGTCAGGGGATCGTGAAACAAGTTATGTTCCCGTTGCTCTTCCGCCCGTTTGCGGTCCGTGATGTCGCGATTCACAATGACGAGCTTCGCAACTTCGCCCTTGGCGTCGCGCACGCCGCTGGCCAGCGATTCCAGAACCCGCCAGCTTCCGTCTTTGTGCTTAATGCGATACTCCATTCGTTTTCCGACGCCAGAGGCTCGCGCCTCCCGTGCCGCTTCGAGCACCCTGAAGCGATCGTCGGGATGAATCTGCTCGAACGACGAAGTCTCCCCCAACTCCGCCGGAGAATAGCCCAGGATCCGCTTATAAGCGGGACTGTTGTACAGGCGCCGTCCCTTCACATCCACCAGGGCGATCATATCGGCGGCGTTTTCGGTGACGATCTGAAACAACTCCTCGTGTTTTTTCCCTGCGCGATGGATCTGGTAAATCCGCATCTGCTGGTACACAACCAAAAGCGCCAGCGCGCCCAGCGGAATCCAAAACCATTGCAGCGCCATTCGGAGACCTCCAGTGGAAATCTATCGGCTGGACGCCGCAAGAGTTGAATCGGCGCACGCCTCGCTGTCGTTACAAGGTTTTTGACGTGGGATGTCATCCTGAACGCAGCCGCTCTTCAGGCGGAGTGAAGGATCTCAAACTTACCGACTCGGCGCGTAAACATTCCAACGCCGCGACAACTGGACGCTCCGCGTTCATAATGTCCCCATGACAGTTCGCCGCCTGAAGACCTACACCGGAGCCCAGGGCTATGTTTACCAGTACTACTTCGTCGGCAAACGCCCCGCGTTGCCGGACGATCCTGAAGCGCCCGCCACCGAATTTATTTTCGATGTGACCTCCGACCGCAAGGTGACCTACGCCGTCAGCGTCTTTCTCCCCGGCCGCACCTGCGCCGCCTGGGCCACGAAGCATGGACGCCTTCTGAGCGATGCCGAGCAATATGCCGCCGTCAAGCTGCGACTATTCCGCGCCTTCGATGAACTCGAAGACGTAATGGCGAAAGGCCGCCGCCTGAGTATTGGCACGGCGCTGCTCGAAGAAGCTTTGTCTAGCCTGGGCGTAGAATAACCCCGTGAAAAAGTTAGTAATCATCAGCTCGATTCTCTTGGCAACAGCGCTGTCTAGCGGCGCGGCGTTTTCGCAGAGCGCGCGTTGGTCCGAACAGAAGGCCGACTCCTGGTACGCGCACCAGCCCTGGCTCGTCGGCAGCAACTACATTCCCAGGTCGGCGATCAATGAACTCGAAATGTGGCAAGCGGCCACCTTCGATCCCGCTCAAATCGATAAAGAACTCGGCTGGGCCGAAGGCCTGGGCATGAATACCATGCGCGTCTTTCTACACGACCTTCTCTGGCAGCAGGACGCCGCCGGATTTCGCAACCGCATCGACCAGTTCCTAACCATCGCGGCGCGGCATCACATCCGTCCGCTGTTCGTCCTCTTCGATTCTTGCTGGGATCCTCTCCCTCATCTCGGTCCGCAGCACGCGCCGGTTCCCGGAGTCCACAATTCAGGGTGGGTGCAGAGTCCCGGCGCCAAGGCGTTGGCCGATTCAACCGACTATCCACGGCTGAAAGAATATGTGCAGGGCCTCGTCGGTGCCTTCGCCAAAGACGACCGCATTCTTGGCTGGGACGTATGGAACGAGCCCGGCTCCGATCAAACGGAAAATTATCCGAAGACTGAGTTGAATAATAAAGAAAAAATAGCCCGCGTCACCGCGCTCTTGCCACAGGCTTTCGCCTGGGCCCGGGAGATGAATCCCACGCAGCCCCTGACCAGCGGAGTGTACGAAGTCGACATCTCCCGCGATGCAGCGGCGCAGGACGAACTGGAGCAGATTCAATTGCGGGAGTCCGACATCATCACCTTTCACAACTATAGTTGGCCGGAATCGTTCGCCGGCGAAATCGCCTGGTTGCGGCAATTCCACCGCCCGGTGGTCTGCACGGAATACATGGCGCGCTCCGTAGGCAGCACCTTCGACACGATTCTCCCCATCGCCAAGCGCGAACGCGTCGGCGCCATCAACTGGGGATTCGTCGCCGGCAAAACCCAGACCTATTATCCCTGGGAGTCGTGGCAGCATCCTTACGTGCACGACCAGCCGCCCGTGTGGTTTCACGAAGTGCTGCGCCCCGATGGCACGCCGTATCGCCAGGCAGAAGTGGATTTAATTCGTCATCTAACTGCGGCGAAAAGTCCTTAACCCTCAGTAGCACCTCTGTGGACCTCAGTGTCCTCTGTGGTTCAAGATTTTGAACCCGTCCCACATTTCCCCTGCTCCCGATTACAATCACGGTTCATGAAGATGTCCTACATTATTCTCGTTGGCGCACTCTGCTGTATGGCAGCGTGCAGTAAGCCGCCAGCTCCAGTCGAGGCATCCGCCGCAGCGCCAACTCCATCTCCGATCTCGTCGCCGATCATCCCCGACGCTGTAGAGCGGAAACTTCAAGAGTATTCCGGATCCAATGCTGCCGATTGCGGACGCCTCGACGTGAAAGTCGACCCCGACCGATCGAAGGCGGCTGCCGATTGTGCCCTGCAAAACAGCCAAAGCAAACACCCGTTCTATGTCGCCTACGATATGCCCGGCATGATCGTGGGAGTCGCCGGCAACTCCGCCGGCAGACTCTTCAGCGTGCAATCGGAAGGCGCCGGCGCCGCCGCAAAGCTGACCAGCGGCGATTGCCCCTCGGAATTGCGCGTCGCCGCCAGCGGACGCGTCACTTGCTTCGCGCCCGGCGACATGGGTTCGTTGGGCGGCGGCCACACCGCCATCCCTCCGGGCATGCCCAATCCCCACGCCTTCCCCAAGGCGAAGTAATCGACGGGCCGCCGCAAACCGGCATGTTTAAATGGCGATGTCATCGAATTGCGATGTCATCAAGTCGCGATGTCATCCCGAGCGGAGCCGTTCTTCAGGCGAAGAGAGGGATCTCGGTCTCACCCGACCCGGCGCGTGAGCCAGGTGCTCCTACCGGTTACCAGCGGACTCAAGACCCAGCCCGCGTCTTGGGGTAAACTCAGTAAATCGCGGTAACACAAGCCCTATGGCCTTGCTTTGGTTGCGCTTCGCGCTGGCTTGCTACTTCATCGGACTGGTCTACGCCTTTGTGGCGCTCACGCGCACCAGCGACCTGTTCAGCCGGATCGCCCTGCACGCCGCAAGTCTCGGCATGGTTTTCCACTTCGTCTCCCTCACCGAGTTATATCTTTCCGGCCAAGTCGTGTGGACTTCGGTGCACAACGCGGAATCGCTGCTGGCGTTTCTGTCCATGTCGTTCTTCATGATTATCTACGCCATCTACCAGACCACGTCCCCCGGTGTGGTGGTGTTCCCGGTAGTTTTCTTTCTGACTTTCGTGGCGGCCCTGGACGAGCAACCCGTCCTGCTGACAACGTTCGTTTCCAGCAAAGGATGGCTCTTTGCCCACATTATTCTGATCTTTACCGGTTATGCGGCGCTTCTGGTAAGCTTCGGCGCGAGCCTGCTTTACTTGCTTCAGGAACGCCGCCTGAAATCCAAAAAGCCGACCAGCCTCATTGCCTTCCTGCCCGCGCTCGAAGTTATCGACCAGATCGGCTATCGCTCGCTGCTGCTCGGTTTTCCCTTCATGACGCTGGGCTTGATCACAGGTTCGATCGTCGCAATTACCGCTCCGCAGATCGGCCGCGTGGATTTTCTCGACCCCAAGATTTTATTGTCGGTGCTGATGTGGGCCGTCTACATGCTCATGGTCTTCACGCGCTGGAATTCCGGATGGCGCGGACGCCGCGCCGCCGTGCTCGCAACCTTCGCTTTCGTCGCAGCCCTGGCCGCCTGGGCCGCCAACTATTTTTCGACGATCCACAGGTTCATCTCATGAAGGCTCATCTCCTGAGGTTCATATCGTGAGATTCCAGCTCATCGGCGTGAATCACATGAGCGCTCCGCTCGAGGTGCGCGAGCGCCTTGCAGTCCCCGAGTCGCGCCTGCCGGACATCTGCCGCGATCTCGCGGCGTATCCCGGAATCGAAGAGGGCATGGTAATCTCCACCTGCAACCGCGTCGAAGTCATAGCTCACACCACCAACGGCCATGCCGACCTTCGCGGATTCCTGCACGGTCATTTCCACCTGACCCCCGATGAACTGGACGCGCATCTCTACGAATTTCGCGAGAAAGATGCCGTCCGGCATTTGTTCCGCGTAGCCTCCAGCCTCGATTCGATGGTGGTGGGCGAGGCGCAGATTCTCGGCCAGGTAAAAGAAGCCTATGCGCGAGCTCGCGCGGTGGGCGCCGTTCGCGGACAACTCGACCAGCTTTTCAGCCGCGCTTTCGCCGTAGCCAAACGCGTGCGCAGCGAAACCGCCGTGGGATCTTCGTCGGTGTCGATCGCTTCCGTCGCGGTCGAACTGGCAAAAAAGATTTTCGGGACGCTGGAAGGCAAGACGGTCTTCATTGTCGGCGCCGGCAAGATGAGCGAACTCGCCGCCCGCCACCTGATGGCCCACGGCTGCGCCGCAATCTTCGTTTCCAATCGCACCTACGACCGCGCCATCGGCCTGGCCGAGAAGTTCGGCGGGCAAGCCATTAAGTTCGACGATCTGTATTCCACCTGCGACCGCGCCGACATCGTCATCACCTCCACCGGCGCGCCCCACGCCATCTTCCGCCGCGAGCACGGCGAGCAGTTCCTCTCCCGCCGCAAAAACCGGCCAATGTTCTTCATCGACATCGCCGTCCCCCGCGACGTTTCCCCGGAAATGGGCAAGCTCGATGGCATCTTCACCTACGATATCGACGACTTGCAGCAAGCCGTTTCGAGCCACGTCGCCGACCGCCGCAAAGAAGCCGAACTCGCCGAGGCGATCATTACCAGCGAAGTTGAAAAATTCGAAGCCCGGGCACATACGCTGGACGTTGTCCCGACGATCGTGTCGCTGCAAGATCATCTCGAAACTATCCGCCAAGCGGAAATCGACCGGGTCCGCGGTCGCCTCGGCCAAATGACCCCAGAACAGGAAATTGCCGTCGAAGCCCTGACCCGCGGCATCATCAACAAAGTCATGCACACGCCGATCACCACACTGAAAACCGCGGCGAAAGAATCCGAAGCGACCACAGTGATTGACGTAGTGCGCCGCCTCTTCAACCTGCGCGACAAAGAAATAAACAAAGAAGAAAAAGAAGCCCCCTCGCCGCCGGAGAAGAAAAACGAAGTGGGAACGCGCCCGTAAGTAGCGTTATGTGAGGGATCGTTCAGAACGGACGAAGCGACTGGCCTTTTAGCTAAGAACGTGGAATCATGTTCTTGGGGGACTGTGCATGAAACTCAGCGAACGAATCGATTGGGCGCCATGCCCACTGGTCGAAGTCAAAGCGGATGTGCAAAGCGGAGCCCCGGTGCTGCGCGGCACGCGCCTGCCGGTCAGCGCAATCGTGGATAACTTCGACTATGGCCTCAGCCCCGAGGAAATCGCCGAGCAATTCCAGGTCTCAGTTGACCGCGTTCAGGAAATCCTAAAATACGTCGCAGGCCACCGCGTTGCGCATCCTGCTTGACCACAACGTACCCGTGAGAGTGCGGAGATTCTTACCGAAGCACAATGTGCTAACGGTTGTCGAAATGGACTGGCCATCTCAGCTAGAGAACGGGAAACTACTAAGGGCTGCCGAAGGAGCAGGCTTTGATTTGCTCGTAACGTCCGATCAGAACATCAGATATCAACAAAATCTGACGGGCCGCAAGCTCGCGGTTCTGACACTCGGCTCGAATATCTGGCGGATTGTCGCTACGCATAAGGCGGAAATAGTCGCCGCCGTCGATGGGGCAACTTCCGGAAGCTATCGCTTCGTCGAAATGCCACTCCCTCCAAAGCCTCGGACACGCTCAAGATGAAGATGAATCAATCTTCTGCTCGTGTTCCAAATGCCACTACCCTCCGCATCGGCTCCCGCGGCTCCCAACTCGCGCTCTGGCAGGCCAACCACATCTCCGCTCTACTGCGCGGCCGCGGACGCGAAATTGAAATCGAAATCGAAGTTGAAATTGAAATCATCCACACCACCGGCGACAAGATCACCGACGTTCCGCTCGCTATGGTCGGAACGAAAGGCGGATTGGGCAAAGGAATTTTCACCAAAGAAATTGAAGAAGCCCTCGCCGCCGGACGCGTCGATCTCGCGGTCCATTCCTTAAAAGATTTGCCCACCGAACTTGCCCCAGGATTCGAAATCGCAGCCATTACAAAAAGAGAAGACCCGCGCGACGCCTTCTGCTCACGCCATTACGCGAGCTTCCAGGAATTACCGCAGAGAGCCCGCATCGGCACATCCAGCCTGCGCCGTCAGGCGCAACTCAAAGCCGTGCGCCCCGATCTCGACATCCATCCCCTGCGCGGCAACGTCGACACGCGCCTGCGCAAACTCGAACAAGGCGAGTACGACGCCATCATTCTCGCCTCAGCTGGACTGAAGCGTCTTGGCAAGACCGATCTCGTCAGGCAAATTATTCCCGTGGAAATCATGTGCCCCGCTGCCGGCCAGGGCGCGCTCGGCATCGAAATTCGCCAAGGCGACACCGCCACGTGCCAGCACTTGGAATTCTTGAACGATCCCGCCGCCCGCGCCGCGACCACTTGCGAACGCGCTCTGCTCAATAGTCTTGGCGGAGGTTGCCAGGTCCCCATCGGCGCCTTCGCAGAATTGCGGGTGGATGAAAACAAGCACAGCAGACTGCACCTCGAATCCATCGTCGCCGATCCCGACGGCTCGAAAGTGTTGCGCGACTCCCGCGACGGAGATGATCCCGAAACCCTCGGCAACGCCGCCGCCACCGCGCTACTTGCGCGTGGCGGCGACCAAATCCTCGAAGCCGTATACGGCCGCGGACTGGCCGTCCCACCGCAACCCTAGCGCTCAATAAACGGAAAAGAGGCGGGAGAAAACGGTTCGTATCAGGGCATGCCTTCAGGCATGCCGTAAAATCGACATACGGAACTCGCCTTCAGGCGCTGGGGCGTTCGCAGCATGAGTCGGAATGTTCTCCTCCAGATTCTCGGCGGCACCAAGTCGTCGCATGCCCTGCGCCGATGGATCAACCTCTGGCCGCCATTTCTTGGCGCTGGCATCCGCGTCCAACATATCTCGCCCGACATGAAGTCCGTCGTCGTCGAGATGAAGCTCCGCTGGTGGAATGCCAACTACGTCGGCACTCATTTCGGCGGATCGCTCTTTGCCATCACCGACGCTTTCTATATGCTCATGCTGATGGCCAACCTGGGCCGCGATTATATTGTCTGGGACAAAGCCGCGAGCATCCGCTACCGCAAGCCCGGTCGAGGCACGGTGCGCGCCGAATTTCGCCTCACCGACGCACAGATCGACGATATTCGTGAGAAGCTACAGACGCTTCCCAAGTACGAGCCCATTTTTACCGTCAACGTGAAAGACGACCAGGGAACTGTGGTCGCCGAAGTAGAGAAGCTGCTGCACATCCGCAAGAAAGAGGCAGTCTCGAATCCGTCGAATCAGCCGCGAAGCGGCGAAAAAATGCAGACCACCGCATAAGCCGGGGCTACTTCGCAGTTGGAACCAGCCCAGAGAGGCGAAAAAGATCACTCGTGTACATCCCCGAACACTTTCGAGTCCGCGATCATGCCGAGGCCGTGGCGTTCATGCGGGCGAATCCATTCGCGATCCTCGTCTCCTCTACTGACGACGGTCCCTTTGCCACGCACGCTCCCTTGGCCATTCGCGAAAACGGAAGGGAATCCGGTGGCCAAGGCGATGACCAGTTGATCGTCCGCGGCCACGTGGCCAAAGCGAACCCGCACTGGCGTTACCTCGAACAGCAACCGCAGTGCATGATCATCTTTCACGGTCCCCATGCGTACGTGTCTCCACAGAACTACACGACGCAAGAAACTGTGCCCACCTGGAATTACGGCGCAGTTCACGTCTACGGCAACGCGCGCGTATTCTCCGCGCCCGACGAATTGCTCGGAGTGCTCCACGAACTGATTCCGATGTTCGAGCCCGCTTACGCCGAACAGTGGGCCAGCCTGAGCGGCACCTACCGCGAACGCATGTTGAGCCACATCGTCGGCTTCGAGATCACAGCCACAAAAATTGAAGCCAAATTCAAGCTCAGTCAGAACCGCACGCGCGAAGAGCAATCGAATGTAATCGCCTCGCTGGGCGCGGACTCCAACACCGAAGTATCGGGAGTAGCGCGCCTCATGCGCGAACAAGGTTTAGGCGTGAAGAAAGAAAGCGAATGAGCGTGTTTCAAAGTTCGTGTGGGGCGGGCACTCCCTTCGGCAAGCTCAGGGCAGGCTCTGTCCGCCAACTCTAACCATGAGCAGGAAAGTTAAGTCGTCGACGAGCTCGACCCTCGCAGGCACTCGCATCCTGGTCGGCCGCGCCCGCCATCAGGCCGGCGCGCTCTCCGCCGAACTGCGCCAGCGCGGCGCAGAAGTAATCGAGATTCCCTTCATCGAGATTCGAAGGCCGAAATCCTTTCAGCCGCTCGATGCCGCCCTGAAACATCTAGCAACGTACCACTGGTTGATCCTGACCAGCGTGAATGGCGTCGAAGCCATGTGGGAGCGAATGGAGAATCTGCATTTGATTCGCGCCAGCGGAAAACTGGAAGGGAGCAATGACCGGGAAGGGCACGACCGGGAAGGGCACGACTTGAGTCGTGCCGTACGGCGCTCTACCGCGAACCCGGCTTTAGCCGCTGGGGGCCGCGTGCGCATTGCCGCCATCGGCCCCGCCACAAAAAACGCTATCGAGCAGCGCGGCGCCAAAGTCGACATCGTCCCCAGAGAATACATCGCCGAATCCGTCGTTCGCAGCTTGAAGAACAAGGTGAAAGGGAAGCGCGTGCTGCTGGTGCGCGCCAAAGTCGCGCGCGACGTGATTCCCCGCGAACTGCGAAAGGCTGGAGCGCAGGTCGACGTAGTGGAAGCTTACGAAACGGTGATACCGAAGTCTTCTCGCACGCGGCTGTGGGTTGCGCTAGAGAATCCAAAAAAGCGACCGCATGTTGTAACGTTCACGAGTTCATCGACCGTGCGCAATTTCATTGAACTCTTGCGCACCCGACCGGCCGTGCGTGCCGTACCCACAATTCTCCGACGAAAGCTTGCTGGAATCCTTATCGCCTCCATCGGTCCTGTTACTTCTGCGACCGTGCGCGAATTTGGTCTGCCAGTCGACATCGCGGCGAAGGAGTTCACCATTCCTGGCCTGGTCCAGGCGATCGTGTCGGCTCTGCGCCAGAATTCCCGTTAGCGAAGGCCGCTGCGAAATCGCTCCAATAGAATCAACACATTAGCGTTAAGTTATTGATAATAGAGTAGCGCGGCGCCGAAGCCGGAACGTCGCAGCGCGCGCAGGCCGGACGCTAGAGTGCCATTTGCGGAGCCGCTAAGGCCTCTAACGCCACGATCTCGCCACTGGCCGACCGAGAAGGTCGTCGAGAAAATGTCAACGCTAAAATCGACCGCCAGACAGAGGGGCTCTTAGCGTTATCAATAACTTAGCTCTAAGTTATTGATAACGTTGAGGCGTAGTATCGTACAATAATGTACGTACAATCGCCTCTACTCTGTCACCGAACAACTGCAATCCGCCGGCACGACGTGCGCGAGCAAAAAGTCGGCCACGCGCTTATAAGCGTCAATCTGGTTCTCCACCCGCGCAAAGCCGTGGCCTTCGTTCTCGTAAACTTTCGACTCCACCGTGCCGCCGCGTTTCTTGATGGCATCGACCACCTGCTGCGTCTCCGATTTCGGGCAGCGCGGATCGTGCCCGCCCGCCAACAGCAGCAGCGGCGCCTTGATCTGGTCGATGAAGTTGATCGGTGAACGATCCTCGTAGAGCGCCTTATTCTTCACCACATCGCCCATGGTCGCAAGATCGGACTGCCGCAGTTCCGGATCTTCGTTTTCAATTTCGGTGAACCAGTTCACGAAAGGAACAATTGGCACGCCCGCGGCCCACACGTCCGGAGCCTTGGTCACGGCCATCATGCTCAGATAGCCGCCGTAGCTTGCGCCCATGACTGCGATCTTCTTGGGATCGAGATGCCCGGTCTGCTTGATCCAATCGACGCCGGCCAGCACGTCCTGCAAATCGCCGCCGCCCATGTCGAACAGATTCGCCTGCTGAAATTCTTTCCCGTATCCCGTCGAGCCGCGGTAGTTGGGAGCGAGCACCATGTAGCCTTGATTGGCGGCGTATTGCACAAAGCGGTTGAACGAGTTCATGGTCTGCGACGTCGGGCCGCCGTGAATGTACACGATCGCCGCATTCTGCCCGTTGCGCGCCATGTTGAAGGGCACGTAGAGAAACGCCGAGATCGTCCACTTACCGTCACGGCTGGGATAATGCACGAGATACGGCTCAACCATGTCTTCCGACCGCACGCCCGCGACCAGCGAATGCGTAATCTGGTGCGACTTGCCGGTGGCCAGAGTGTAGACCCAAAGATCGCCCGGCGCGGTCGGCCCATTGTGGTAATAAAGCAGACGCGATCCATCTTTGGTAAAAGCCGATCGCCCGCCCGCCGGCTCGTTCACGCCTTTCGGAATAGGAAGCGCCGTGGACTTTCCGGTCGCGAGATCGTGCAGGTAGATATCTTCGTTGCCGTCAACATTGGCGGTGAAGGTGAGATGCTTGCCGTCGGGTGAGAACTCTCCGCCATGAATCGCCCACTTATCTTTGGTCAGCCATTTGATTTCGTTGATGCTCCCGGCCTGTGGATCGCCCCGTCTTCCCACCAACAAGAGGCCTATATTGTCGTATCCGTTCGGCGCGTTAGAGGTAAGCAATATAGTCTCAGCGTCCAACATGCCGCGCGTGGAAATGTCGTTAGCCGAGAACCGCTGCTCCCCGTCATGCGGCGTAAGCAGCGTGCTCTTTCCCGTAGCCACATCCGCGATAAAAATATTCGAATCCGTGCCCTTGGCCTGATCCTGCGTGTAGACGATGAACTTTCCGTCCTTCGTCCAGATTGGGTTGTAGTTTCCTTTATCCTGCGGCGTATCTTTTGTGATGTGCTTCACCTCGCGCATCACCATGTCGAAAATGTCGATTTCATACGCCGCCGAAGTTTTCGGCTTCACTTCATACGCAAGGTAGCGTCCATCAGGCGACCATGTAGGACTGAGTTCCGCAATCTCGCGCGTCTGCGTGAGGTTCACGACCTTGCCAGTCTTGGGCGAAACGAGAAAAATATCCCACTGCTCGTCGCCGTCGTAGTCGGACTGATACGCGATCCACTTTCCATCCGGAGACCACGCCGGCGCCGTCTGCCGCTGATCGCTGACGGTGAGCTGCACCGGCCAGCCGCCGTCGGCCGGGACGAGCCACAGATTATTCCGTCCACTCATGTTCGAGATAAAGGCAACGCTCTTGCCGTCTGGCGACCACGTCGGACGCCCAATCTGCCGCGTCATATAAAGCTTCTCAATGGTCAGGCTGCGCGGCTCAACCTCGGCATTGGGCTTGGACGCAACTTGCTTGGGATCGGTAACGGCCTGCGGCGCAGGCAAAGTCTGGGCGGAAGTTTCGGCGACGACAGTGCTCATGAATATGACGATAGCAAAGAGTGAGAATAGGCGCATGGGCGTAGTGGATTCCACGATATCGAAGAAAAGTTTAGCAGAGCCCATGCCGATGTTCTTAGCTCGGATGTCCACAGGTTCGTGATGTTCATTTGTCACAGACAAAAACTCTAAGGTTTGTCATCCTGAGCTTTGCGAAGGATCTATGCATTCGCCGGAACCCAAAACGTACTTCGTCTACATTGTGACGAACCGCTCACAGACGCTTTACACGGGTGTTACGAACAATCTGATCCGTAGGGTACGTGAACACAAACAAGGAATCGGCTGCCATTTTTCCTCGAAATATAAGCTCGACCGACTGGTTTACTTTGAGCGCTTTGAAGACATACGCAATGCCATCGAGCGCGAAAAGCAAATTAAAGGGCTGTTGAGAATCAAGAAAATAGCCCTGATCGTTTCGGTTAATCCTGACTGGAAGGATTTGAGCATCGAATGGTATGAACGCCACCAGTTTCAGCCAGAGCCGGCAAAATGCATAGATCCTTCGCAAGGCTCAGGATGACAAGGTACCTTTCACGACGACAAGGTACTCTCATGGCCACGCGCTACGCCTTCGCATCCTTGTGCATCTCCACCGTGCTCCAGGTCTTATCCTCAGCGTGGCACAGGTTTTCAAGAGCGCACTCGGCGCATTTGGGTTTGCGGGCGATGCAGAGTTTGCGGCCGTGCCAGATGATCTGGTGCGAGAACAGAATCCACTTCTCGCAGGGAAGAATGCGCATCAGATCCTGCTCGATCTTCTGCGGATCGTTCTCGCTGGTAAGTTCCAGGCGCCGCGAGATGCGGTGCACATGGGTATCGACGACGACGCCCACGGCCTTCTTAAACCACGTGCCCAGCACGACATTCG
Above is a window of Candidatus Sulfotelmatobacter sp. DNA encoding:
- a CDS encoding FMN-binding negative transcriptional regulator, which codes for MYIPEHFRVRDHAEAVAFMRANPFAILVSSTDDGPFATHAPLAIRENGRESGGQGDDQLIVRGHVAKANPHWRYLEQQPQCMIIFHGPHAYVSPQNYTTQETVPTWNYGAVHVYGNARVFSAPDELLGVLHELIPMFEPAYAEQWASLSGTYRERMLSHIVGFEITATKIEAKFKLSQNRTREEQSNVIASLGADSNTEVSGVARLMREQGLGVKKESE
- a CDS encoding uroporphyrinogen-III synthase; the encoded protein is MSRKVKSSTSSTLAGTRILVGRARHQAGALSAELRQRGAEVIEIPFIEIRRPKSFQPLDAALKHLATYHWLILTSVNGVEAMWERMENLHLIRASGKLEGSNDREGHDREGHDLSRAVRRSTANPALAAGGRVRIAAIGPATKNAIEQRGAKVDIVPREYIAESVVRSLKNKVKGKRVLLVRAKVARDVIPRELRKAGAQVDVVEAYETVIPKSSRTRLWVALENPKKRPHVVTFTSSSTVRNFIELLRTRPAVRAVPTILRRKLAGILIASIGPVTSATVREFGLPVDIAAKEFTIPGLVQAIVSALRQNSR
- a CDS encoding DUF4442 domain-containing protein translates to MSRNVLLQILGGTKSSHALRRWINLWPPFLGAGIRVQHISPDMKSVVVEMKLRWWNANYVGTHFGGSLFAITDAFYMLMLMANLGRDYIVWDKAASIRYRKPGRGTVRAEFRLTDAQIDDIREKLQTLPKYEPIFTVNVKDDQGTVVAEVEKLLHIRKKEAVSNPSNQPRSGEKMQTTA
- a CDS encoding S9 family peptidase, which produces MGSAKLFFDIVESTTPMRLFSLFAIVIFMSTVVAETSAQTLPAPQAVTDPKQVASKPNAEVEPRSLTIEKLYMTRQIGRPTWSPDGKSVAFISNMSGRNNLWLVPADGGWPVQLTVSDQRQTAPAWSPDGKWIAYQSDYDGDEQWDIFLVSPKTGKVVNLTQTREIAELSPTWSPDGRYLAYEVKPKTSAAYEIDIFDMVMREVKHITKDTPQDKGNYNPIWTKDGKFIVYTQDQAKGTDSNIFIADVATGKSTLLTPHDGEQRFSANDISTRGMLDAETILLTSNAPNGYDNIGLLLVGRRGDPQAGSINEIKWLTKDKWAIHGGEFSPDGKHLTFTANVDGNEDIYLHDLATGKSTALPIPKGVNEPAGGRSAFTKDGSRLLYYHNGPTAPGDLWVYTLATGKSHQITHSLVAGVRSEDMVEPYLVHYPSRDGKWTISAFLYVPFNMARNGQNAAIVYIHGGPTSQTMNSFNRFVQYAANQGYMVLAPNYRGSTGYGKEFQQANLFDMGGGDLQDVLAGVDWIKQTGHLDPKKIAVMGASYGGYLSMMAVTKAPDVWAAGVPIVPFVNWFTEIENEDPELRQSDLATMGDVVKNKALYEDRSPINFIDQIKAPLLLLAGGHDPRCPKSETQQVVDAIKKRGGTVESKVYENEGHGFARVENQIDAYKRVADFLLAHVVPADCSCSVTE
- a CDS encoding GIY-YIG nuclease family protein, which produces MHSPEPKTYFVYIVTNRSQTLYTGVTNNLIRRVREHKQGIGCHFSSKYKLDRLVYFERFEDIRNAIEREKQIKGLLRIKKIALIVSVNPDWKDLSIEWYERHQFQPEPAKCIDPSQGSG